A region of Hydrogenimonas cancrithermarum DNA encodes the following proteins:
- a CDS encoding efflux RND transporter periplasmic adaptor subunit produces the protein MPLLLAAQIHYAKLEPVETYVIKAAASGQILKALESSEGTYGRGDVIVQIDDRVDRAQRKALTLSLNVFKETLLLTEEMLENQKAVYQKDYDYYLRTKDLKTKSKTEKDRIYSTMMASKNQILTLKEKMATLKKQIADTEYQLVMLDDRIEKKAVRAKGLYIYKVAVREGDFVNPGALLLKAMDLSKGRLVLYLDADEAADVQKKRIYLDGKPTKLTFDKIIRVADDVHISAYRAEIVLDHPGKLFSKLIKVEIK, from the coding sequence TTGCCTTTACTGTTGGCGGCACAGATTCACTATGCCAAACTCGAACCGGTTGAGACATATGTCATTAAAGCGGCGGCATCGGGACAGATATTGAAAGCGCTCGAGTCGAGCGAGGGGACATACGGCCGCGGCGACGTGATTGTGCAAATCGACGACCGTGTTGACAGAGCACAAAGGAAAGCGCTGACGCTTTCGCTGAATGTTTTCAAAGAAACCCTTCTGCTGACCGAAGAGATGCTCGAGAACCAAAAAGCGGTCTATCAGAAAGACTACGACTACTATCTGCGTACCAAAGATCTCAAAACCAAGTCCAAAACGGAAAAAGACCGCATCTATAGTACGATGATGGCATCGAAAAATCAGATACTGACACTGAAGGAGAAGATGGCAACCCTGAAGAAACAGATAGCCGACACCGAGTATCAACTGGTGATGCTCGATGACAGAATCGAAAAAAAAGCGGTCCGGGCCAAGGGGCTTTACATCTATAAAGTGGCGGTCCGAGAAGGCGATTTCGTCAATCCCGGTGCGCTTCTTCTCAAAGCGATGGATCTTTCCAAGGGGCGCCTCGTACTCTATCTCGATGCCGACGAAGCTGCCGATGTACAAAAAAAGAGGATCTATCTGGATGGAAAACCGACAAAACTTACATTCGACAAAATAATCCGGGTGGCCGACGATGTGCATATCTCCGCCTATCGTGCCGAGATTGTCCTCGATCATCCCGGCAAACTCTTTTCGAAACTCATCAAAGTGGAGATCAAATGA
- a CDS encoding lipid-binding SYLF domain-containing protein, which produces MKKLLFWLILLLAFNGETAFAESKEVLDVQIKETIKTFDKEVNGGSEFLKKAKGYLVFPNVYKAGFGIGGEYGEGGLVIDGEIVGYYSTAAASLGFQLGAQKKSIIIVFLTQKALDDFRKSEGWKIGVDGSVAIAKWGVGEDINSIEFNEPVVGFVFGNKGLMYNLTLEGSKITKIKK; this is translated from the coding sequence ATGAAAAAACTACTATTTTGGCTCATATTACTGCTTGCTTTCAATGGTGAAACAGCATTTGCCGAATCGAAAGAGGTACTTGACGTCCAGATAAAAGAGACGATAAAAACTTTCGATAAAGAGGTGAACGGAGGGAGCGAATTTTTGAAAAAAGCCAAAGGCTACCTGGTTTTTCCGAATGTCTACAAGGCAGGTTTTGGTATCGGTGGCGAATATGGAGAAGGTGGACTTGTCATCGATGGCGAAATCGTCGGCTATTACAGTACCGCCGCGGCATCGCTCGGCTTCCAGCTCGGTGCACAGAAAAAATCGATCATTATCGTATTTTTGACACAAAAAGCACTGGATGATTTCAGAAAGAGCGAAGGATGGAAAATCGGTGTAGACGGATCGGTCGCCATTGCGAAATGGGGTGTCGGTGAGGATATCAACAGTATCGAATTCAATGAACCGGTGGTAGGCTTCGTTTTCGGGAACAAAGGTTTGATGTACAACCTGACGCTCGAAGGCTCGAAAATAACAAAAATCAAAAAATAG
- a CDS encoding carbonic anhydrase, which yields MKKMMSLLLGSIIVTTFAMSESHTIHWGYSGHGGPEYWGELSDDFKICMIGRNQSPIDIVVEKSFETDLPDIVFNYRSAALDVVDNGHTEQVDINHGSYILLDGIKFELKQFHFHTPSENRIDGKSFPLEAHFVHADEHGNLAVVALMFSYGAENPVLKRIWSKLPERVGEKKHCSLSADEIMQLLPKDKAYYRFNGSLTTPPCSEGVRWLVIKQPVTISKAQVQKFAKIMHHANNRPVQPINARVILK from the coding sequence ATGAAAAAGATGATGTCACTTCTATTGGGAAGTATTATTGTCACGACATTCGCAATGTCCGAATCGCATACCATCCATTGGGGATACAGTGGCCATGGTGGTCCAGAATATTGGGGTGAACTATCTGACGATTTCAAAATATGTATGATAGGCAGGAACCAGTCTCCAATCGATATCGTAGTCGAGAAATCTTTTGAAACAGATTTACCGGATATTGTATTCAATTATAGATCAGCTGCACTCGATGTTGTCGACAATGGCCATACCGAGCAAGTCGATATCAACCATGGAAGTTATATTTTGCTCGATGGTATAAAATTTGAATTGAAACAGTTTCACTTTCACACGCCCAGTGAAAACCGCATCGATGGGAAATCGTTTCCTCTCGAAGCACATTTCGTCCATGCCGACGAGCATGGCAATCTTGCAGTTGTCGCATTGATGTTCAGTTATGGGGCCGAAAATCCCGTTTTGAAAAGGATTTGGTCGAAGCTGCCAGAAAGAGTGGGAGAAAAGAAACACTGCTCTTTGAGTGCTGATGAAATCATGCAGCTCTTGCCAAAAGACAAAGCCTATTATCGGTTCAACGGTTCGTTGACGACGCCTCCTTGCTCGGAAGGTGTACGATGGCTCGTCATCAAACAACCTGTCACGATTTCGAAAGCACAAGTGCAGAAGTTTGCGAAAATCATGCATCACGCGAACAACCGTCCGGTTCAACCGATCAATGCACGTGTCATTTTGAAATAA